In Tachypleus tridentatus isolate NWPU-2018 chromosome 3, ASM421037v1, whole genome shotgun sequence, the sequence CagataaatttacaaatttacagttCTAAAAATCAGATGGCGCTGTGATCCagtcttgtatttgttttatgaatgtgATATAATTCAAGTTTAGGTGTGTGTTTTAGCCTAATTTTAATCATTGTATTATAATAGCGGCTACGCTTCTACTTAAACGTTTATGCTGTTTGATAATTGTATTGTTGTGCCATTTTCAATAAAATGTCTAAGTCTACTCAAGAAAGCAACTTTTTAGGAGAGTTGGACTTTTGCAGTGAATGTGGTGCCATTTTGCCATTACCTGGTTCTTCGGACGTTGTATGCTGCAAGGTTTGCCAGTTTAGCATAGATGTCCGTAGtaagaaaactgtttgtttgttttagtgttttttttttgttacttattttcataAACTTGGTCTCTTTAAATAAAAGAGAAACACAACTGGATAATAACTCCTTACATTGTTAGTATCCTTAGCAAACTTATAGATTGTGCTATTCAGTTACAATAAGCTATCAAAATTTCGAACTTAAaagccacttttttttttttttattactgggCAAGGAATGAATAGTTCAGTGccaaaaactaatgtaacaacatttgAAGCTTATTTCGGTTTGTGTAAAATGGTATTTACAAGCATTTTGTCACACACAGATTGAGTAAACAGAGATCAAAATAAGCAAACGAATATTGTGCAAATTCCAAGACAATATAAGACCGTTTGCCAAGAAAATGTGTGGAAAATAAATTCCCCTTGGGAATTAAATATCTCAGTCTggtacacaatttaaaaaaagaaaactgtctgttgcattttattaaaaggaaaatattctCAGTTAACTGTTTGCTTTTGATGTATATTACACAATTAACATAGTTAATCTTTTTAACTTTGTCAGTTATGAAATGAAGACTTATTTTGAGATGTTTCCACTTAGATGCATAATACATGAAATTTTGTATTGAATACAACAAGCACTGAGTCAATTATAAACACAACAATCTTTAACATTCAACATATTCAGTGTTTTAGGAAGTGTTGATGGGattaattcatattttacaaaacataaaagtTGATTACCCATAATTCTTAACGTATCTTTAATTGAGTGACAATGTAAATCACCATCTACTTAGAGTTCTTTCTTAAATTGTGatgattatatttaaaacaagcttTCTGTTTTTTAGCATTCGATGGCATTAAGACGTCCTCTCGTCTAGTCTTCAACGATCGAAAAAAAGTGTTAAAGGTTTATGTCAACAAGAAAGCTGAAGACAGTGCTGGTCCACTTGTGAgaaatttttttctattattattcataccaaaaaaaaaaatattccaaccacttgtaaaaaaaataaaataaaaaaaaagatattcttATATCCTTACCTGCAACATTAGATAtcagaatttataattttctatattacacTGGTTTGTCCATGATGCTTTCCTTTAACAAGTTCCTCCTTATTGAGTAATACATGTATAAGAAGACAGTTGGTGCTGAGTAACAACAGATTGTTGTATTCAAGTGCATGGCAACATTTATAAAATGGGACAGAATATTTCCAGATACAATTCAAAAGGAAACAGTATAGATTTTGCAATGTTGGATCAAAGCAAATGCAGGCAGatctcagttttgtttttgttgagaaataacattaaaacaacaacacgaaagTAATTCTATTCTGCTTCACCAGGAcacgtaataaaaaaaaacatcatctCCAGTGTTAACATGCATACGTTATGTACAAGGAGCATGCAAAAGTGAGCATTGAATTTcagtatttctttattgtttttatttagtttacattCTATGAAAGTGGTAATACTAATAGTATTCCTGTGAAAatgaataaaccatgagtaagtcatttaaaagttttcattaacattattataacaagatATATTTGAATTTCCATGTTATACTTCATGTCATCCAGTTACAGTTTTTATAACACTTGCAGAAAAATGCTTGTCCGTTTGttagttgtttttaattgaaGTCAACACAATATCTACTTTCTTTAGATATAACATAATAGAACTTAcaaaattacaatgaaataaagTTCCTGATTCAGTAGTTGGAAGGTATGACCATAAAGTATCTGATTCAGTAGTTGGAAGGTATGACCATAAAGTTTCCGATCCAGTAGTTGGAAGGTATGACCATAAAGTTCCTGATTCAGTAGTTGGAAGGTATGACCATAAAGTATCTGATTCAGTAGTTGGAAGGTATGACTATAAAGTATCTGATTCAGTAGTTGGAAGGTATGACCATAAAGTTCCTGATTCAGTAGTTGGAAGGTATGACCATAAAGTTCCTGATTCAGTAGTTGGAAGGTATGACCATAAAGTATCTGATTCAGTAGTTGGAAGGTGTGACCATAAAGTTCCTGATTCAGTAGTTGGAAGGTATAACCATAAAGTATCTGATTCAGTAGTTGGAAGGTATGACCATAAAGCATCTGATTCAGTAGTTGGAAGGTATGACCATAAAGCATCTGATTCAGTAGTTGGAAGGTATGACCATAAAGTTCCTGATTCAGTAGTTGGAAGGTATGACCATAAAGTTTCTGATTCAGTAGTTGGAAGGTATGACCATAAAGTTCCTGATCCAGTAGTTGGAAGGTATGACCATAAAGTTCCTGATCCAGTAGTTGGAAGATATGACCATAAAGTT encodes:
- the Polr1H gene encoding RNA polymerase I subunit RpI12 codes for the protein MSKSTQESNFLGELDFCSECGAILPLPGSSDVVCCKVCQFSIDVRTFDGIKTSSRLVFNDRKKVLKVYVNKKAEDSAGPLVDRNCSKCGHEGMTYATLQTRSADEGQTVFYSCPRCKFQETENS